In the genome of uncultured Sphaerochaeta sp., the window CCGCCATTCAGGATGCTGTCTATCCCTATCTGTGCATGCAGAAAAAGACAGAAAGCAATACTGACATCGCCCTGATCAATGCATTGGGAAAGGTGCTGAACTTCGATCTCATCCTTTGCTAGGGTTCGATGAGGTCCTTGAGGGAGGGATCGTCCTCCATCGCCCTGCGTGCATAGGAGCAGAGCGGGGCGATGGTGCACCCTTCCTTGCGGGCCTTCTGGGCCGCCATGTTGACCAGCACCTTTGCAATTCCCTGCCCCCTCAGCTGCGGCGATACATAGGTGTGATCAATGGCATACGTCTTCTCATTGAGCTTGCGCATGGTAATCCTTGCCAACGGCATCTGGTTCGGTTCGCCGTAGGCAAACCCCTGGTCCTGCGAATAATACTCCATACTCATGGTGTCTCCTGCAAGAGTTTCTTTGCGTGTTCCAGACTCTCTGGACTGTTATCATCGCCGCTGAGCATGCGTGCGATCTCCTTTTGGCGTGCATCGCCCTTCACAATCCTGATCGTCGAATAACTCATCTGGTTCCGGATATCCTTGCTTACCACAAACTGGGTATCGGCCTTGCTTGCAATGGAAGCAAGATGGGTGATGACGATAACCTGATGGGTGCGGCCTAGATGTACCAGCTGTTGGGCAACAGCCAGGGCCACGCTGCCCCCGATCCCTGCGTCGACTTCGTCGAAAATGAGCGTCGGAATGCTGTCACTTTCTGCCAACGAGGTTTTCACCGCCAGCATGATCCTGGAAAGCTCTCCCCCACTGGCGACATCCTTGATTGAGCGCATGGGAAGGCCGGGGTTTGCACAGATGGCAAAACTGACATCATCACTGCCGCTAGGGCCTGGCTCGGTCTCCTGGAAGAGAATCGAGAACCGTGCCTCTTTCATGCCCAGGCTTTTCAGCCGTTGCTCGACGTCCTCCTGCAAACGTTGTGCAGCCTCCCTTCGCTTGGTACGCAAAACCAATGCGGCATTTGCCAGTTCCTGGTTTGCCAGGGATATCTGTTTTTCGAGCTTGCTGAGAAGTATCTCCCCCTCTTCGGAGAGGTTGAGCTTCTGCTGGCTCTCGGCGAGGAAGGCAAGCACAGCGTCCAGACTGTATCCATACTTCTTTTTCAGGCGTTGCAAGAGTGCAAGCCGCCCCTGAAGACGGTCAAGCTCCGCCTCGCTGTAACTCATTCCCCCCAGATAATCACGGAGTGACTCGTAGATGTCTTCCAGCTCAATACTCGCACTTTCCAACCGCTGGGCATATGCTGAGAGCGAGGGATCGCCTTTTTGGGCATGCTCCAACTGGGTCTTCGCTTGGTGAAGTTGGGACAACGCACCTTGGGTGTTCTCTCCACCGCCATGCAGCAGTTCCATACAAAGACTCAACGCATCATAGATCTGCTCAAACGAGGCAATGCGGCGTACCTGTTCCTGGATATCCTCATCTTCGCCGGATTTTGGCCCGACTTTCACGATCTCATCCACAGCAAACCGAAGATAGTCCTCTTCCCGTTTGGAAGCTTCCATCTTCTCCAGATACTGACGGTATTGTGTTTTCAGTTCAACGACACGCTCATAACAGATGCGATAGGATCCCTTCTGCTCACCTACCGAGCCGAACGAATCGAGGACAGCCAACTGATGAGCGCTGGAGAGAAGACTCTGATGATCGCGCTGAGCGCTGATATCCAGCAGCTCGCTGGTGATCAGGGCAAGGTCGCTCCGGGTGCAGAGTCTTCCGCACATGGTGATGGAGGATCTTCCGTTGCTCTTGATCGTACGAGAGACAAGCAAGGTGTCATCCTCCAGCTCCAATTGCTCCCGTTCAAGAAAGGAGCCAAGGTGGGGAGGCACGGGCGAGTGGACAAAGAAACTGGCACTTACCGTTGCCGAATCGCATCCGCTGCGGATCGACTGAACCTCGGTCTTCTCTCCCAAGAGAAGAGAGAGTGCTCCCAGGATGATGGACTTACCGGCACCCGTCTCACCGGTGATTACGGAAAAGCCCTTCTCAAGTTCCAGAACACTGTCTTCGATCAGGGCATAATTATGAATCTCAAGCCGTTCAAGCATGGAAGCCTCCTCCAGACCAATTCAGTTTATCACGGAGTACTTCTATGTAATTGCGTCGTTTGCTTGTAACCAGAAGAGCCTTGCTGCGCGATTTCTCCACAACGATGACATCTTCCTCCATCAGGGTGAAGTTCTGCTGGCCATCAAGGGAAAGTGACAGGCCCGTTCTCTGGCCGGAGGGAATGGTGATGGTGATGTTCGACTCCCCACTGACCACCAACGGCCGGTTGGAGAGCGTGAAGGGGCAGATTGGGGTGATGATGAGCGTGGAAAGGTCAACATCAAGGATGGGACCGCCTGCTGCCAAACTGTAGCCGGTCGATCCGGTGGGGGTTGCCACGATGATACCGTCTGAGCGGAAATAGCCGGCCTCGGTATCACCGATGCGCAAGGCCATGCTGATCACCTTGCTGATGCCACTGGACGAGACAACCATTTCATTGAGTGCATGGGCATGGAAAACCTTGGCTCCCTCCCGGATCACCGACACCCGTATCATCAACCTGCGGCTGATGCAATTCTTTCCCTCAAGATAGAAATCAATGGCTTCCTGCCACTCATCAACCGAGATTTCGGTGATGAATCCAAACGTTCCCAGGTTGATGGCCAGGATGGGGATGCCATGGTCCTGCAGGTAGCGTGCACAATACAGTACGGTTCCATCCCCGCCCAAGCAGATGACAAGATCGGTACCCTTTTCCACCTGCAGGACTTCGTCCTCAGCGTTGGTGCGGAAGATGGTGCTGGCAATCCCCTTGTTCAGCAAGTAGTCCGCTATGGTCTGCGACAAGGTATGCGAAGCTTCCTTTCTCCAGTTCGCGATGATGAGCACGCGCTGTACTGACCGTTGTTCCATAGGTGACTCCTTAGCTCAGGTGCGAGATGACTTTCATGAGCAATTCTACATCCGATTGCTTCAGAAAGGGATAGATGGGGAGCGAAATTGCCCTGAGAAAGGGCGGCAGTGCATTCGGAAAGAGATCGAATCGATCACTGTGTTCTGTTGCCAGGCTGCCCGAAAAGGTTTTCCTTGCCGATACCTGATACTTGTTCGCAAATTTGATCGCATCCTCTGCACGGGAATCGAGCACGGTACAAAAGCCAAACCCATTGCTCAGGAAATCGATGTTCCCGATCCCATAGAGCTTGTTTGGTGTTTTCAGGAGGGCCTTGGAGAAGAGTGAGTAAAACTCCCTGCGTTTTGCCAATTGGTCGCCGAGGGTGGCAAGCTGGATGATCCCAAGCGCTGCATTCATGTCGGGCAGTTCGGTATACGCCTTTGCAAACCCCAATTTGTCATCAATCACGGCATCCCACTTCTCATCATGATAGACCAGTGCAGCGCCGCCGGCGGTGCTCACCACCCCATCCTCTTCGAAGGCACAGACAACCAGATCACCAAAGCTGCCTGAAGAAGTTTCCTCATATTTGCTTCCCAGACTCTGGGTACAATCCTCAATGACGGGGATGCCGAATTGCCGATAGTCGCACCCATAGGGAATCTGACACATCGGTTCATGGACCAACAGGGCTTCACACCCTTCGTTGGCAAGCCTGAGCGCCTCCTGCTGGGAAAGACATCCGTGTTCACTGTCAGTATCCCCAAGCACAAGGACAAGCCCCAGCTGGTCTGCAACCCACTGGTAGAGCAGAGGAGAGAGTGCACTTACGCCAACTTTTGCCCCAGGGCCAAGGTTGCATGACTGCAAGGCAAGGCGCAGCGCATCCACATAGGAACGGAGGGCGAATCCGCCTTTTGCTCCGATGAGCGTACAGAACTGCCGCAAAAACTCATTCTTGCGCTCGCCTGGACCGATTCTCTCATCGACCATGGTCTGCAGTACCGCATCCATGTCTTTTCTGCGAAGGGTGGGTTTGAAGAAGGGAATCAATGCCACAGAAGCCTCCTCTGCGCAAGTATAGCCGTAAATGAGAGCAATAGGAAGGGCAAAAAAGAACCCTCCACGAAGGAGGGCTGCAGCATAAGGCTGAAGGGAAAAGAAGAAAAAAAGAGGCCCGGCGGCTACCTACTCTCCCACGGCTAACCGTAGTACCATCGGCGTGAGGGTGCTTAACTTCCGTGTTCGGGATGGGAACGGGTGTGTCCACCCTGCTGTGGCCACCGGGCCGGCCAACGCCTGGGAGCGCGAGAAGCCTCGCACGACCGGCCTTGGCAGCCCATGGGACTGGAACGATGATATGGTCAAGCCTCTCGGATGATTAGTACCGGTGGGCTGAACACGTTGCCGTGCGTACACCTCCGGCCTATCGAACAGGTAGTCTCCCTGTTTCCTTGTGCCCGCTTGTGCGGGGGGGATGTCTCATCTTGGGGAGGGCTTCCCGCTTAGATGCTTTCAGCGGTTATCCCTTCCGAACGTGGCTACCCGGCAGCTGCCGTTGGCACGACAACCGGTACACCAGAGGTTCGTCCACTTCGGTCCTCTCGTACTAAAAGCAGAACCCCTCAAACATCCAACGCCCATGGCAGATAGGGACCGAACTGTCTCACGACGTTCTGAACCCAGCTCGCGTACCGCTTTAATTGGCGAACAGCCAAACCCTTGGGACCTGCTCCAGCCCCAGGATGCGATGAGCCGACATCGAGGTGCCAAACCTTGCCGTCGATATGAACTCTTGGGCAAGATCAGCCTGTTATCCCCGGAGTACCTTTTATCCGTTAAGTGACGGCGCTTCCACTCGCTACCGCCAGATCACTAAGACCTACTTTCGTACCTGCTCGGCTTGTTTGCCTCGCAGTCAAGCCACCTTGTGCCTTTACACTTGCCGGATGATTCCCAACCATCCTAAGGTGACCTTCGCGCGCCTCCGTTACTCTTTGGGAGGCGACCGCCCCAGTCAAACTTCCCGCCTGGCACTGTCCCGCGACCGGATGACGGCCGCGGTTAGAAAATTGGACAGGCAAGGGTGGTATTTCACCAACGGCTCCGCGCAGGCTGACGCCCACGCATCGCTGCCTCCCACCTATCCTACACATCCCTGTCCAAGTCTCCATGCCAAGTTGAAGTAAAGGTTCACGGGGTCTTTCCGTCTAACCACGGGTACCAGGCATCTTCACCTGGACTTCAATTTCACCGGATTTCGCGTTGAGACAGCGCCCATATCGTTACACCATTCGTGCGGGTCGGAACTTACCCGACAAGGAATTTCGCTACCTTAGGACCGTTATAGTTACGGCCGCCGTTTACTGGGGCTTGGATTCGCCGCTTCGATCGCTCTGACGGCTCCTCTTGACCTTCCAGCACCGGGCAGGTGTCAGTCCATATACTTCCCGTTGCCGGTTCGCATGGACCTGTGTTTTTGGTAAACAGTCGCATGGGCCGTTTCTCTGCAACCCCCTCGCGGGGGCCATACTTATCCCGAAGTTACGTATGCATTTTGCCGAGTTCCTTAACGCGAATTCTTCCGTGCGCCTGTGCATTCTCAGCTCGCCCACCTGTGTCGGTTTGTAGTACGGTCCCCCAGGGCCGTTCCTTAGGGATTATTTCTCGGCACGACGACTACGCGCACTTCACCGCACCGTGATGCGGCTCGCTCGCGGCTCACCTCAGGTCCCGGATTTGCCTGGGACCCTCGTCGGCTCGCCGTTTCGGCCGGGACTACCGTCGCCCGGCTGCGTTTCGCCCTATGCGTCATCCCATCGGAACCCTGGGAGGTGCGGGAATGTTGACCCGCTTCCCATCGGCTACGGCTCTCGCCCTCGCCTTAGGGGCCGACTGACCCTTGGGTAGATTGACTTTACCCTGGAAACCTTAGGCTTTCGGCGGACGGGGATCTCACCCGTCTTTTCGTTACTCATGCCTGCATTCTCTCTTCCGTCCCGTCCACGGGCGCTTCCGCCCCCGCTTCTTCCGTACACGGAATGCTCTCCTACCGACAGCACCAATGGTGCTGTCCCGCGGCTTCGGTGCCGTGCTTAGCCCCGTTACATTATCGGCGCATGACTACTCGACCAGTGAGCTGTTACGCACTCTTTGAAGGGGTGGCTGCTTCTGAGCCAACCTCCTGGCTGTCTGTGCAATCATACTTCCTTTCCCACTCAGCACGACTTTGGGACCTTAGCCGGCGGTCCGGGCTGTTTCCCTCTTGACGACGGCCCTTATCAGTCGCCGTCTGACTGCCGCACATTGTATCGCGGTATTCGGAGTTTGGTTAAGCTCGGTACCCAGTGACGGGCCCTCACCTATCCAGTGCTCTACCTCCGCGACAGTCCATGCGACGCTAGCCCTAAAGCTATTTCGGAGAGTACCAGCTATCTCCAAGTTTGTTTAGTCTTTCGCTCCGAGCCACAGCTCATCCCAACCCTTTTCAGCGGATTTAGGTTCGGCCCTCCACAGGATTTCACTCCTGCTTCAGCCTGGCCATGGCTAGATCACTTGGCTTCGGGTCTACCGCACGCGACTGAACGCCCTGTTCAGACTCGGTTTCCCTGCGGCTCCGGGACTCCTATCCCTTAACCTCGCCGCATACGGTAACTCGCAGGCTCATTCTACAAAAGGCACGCCATCACCCTCTCGGGCTCTGACCGCTTGCAGGTCCACGGTTTCAGGTTCTCTTTCACTCCCCTCCCGGGGTCCTTTTCACCTTTCCCTCACGGTACTATGCGCTATCGGTAGCTGCCGAGTATTTAGCCTTGGAGGGTGGTCCCCCCGGATTCCGGCAGGATTTCTCGTGTCCCGCCGTACTCAGGTAACGCGGCCATGCAGCCGCAAGCGTTTCGCGTACGGGGCTTTCACCCGCTCTGGCCGGCCTTCCCAGGTCCGTTCCGCTACGCTTGCGGTTTCTCACTGCACGGGGCAGGCCCCCGCCGCATCCCTACAACCCCGCGCACCCGAGGGCACGCGGTTTGGGCTCCTCCCCGTTCGCTCGCCGCTACTGGGGGAATCTCGTTTGATTTCTACTCCCGCTGGTACTTAGATGGTTCACTCCCCAGCGTATACCGCATGCACACTATTTTGTTCATGTGCATGCGCATGTCATCCAGACATACGGGTTACCCCATTCGGAAATCCGCGGATCTTCGGGTATTGGCCCCTTCCCGCGGCTTATCGCAGCTTGTCGCGTCCTTCTTCGCCTGGCAGCTCCTAGGCATCCTCCGTGGACCCTTGTTCACTTGACCATATCATTCTTCCAATCCCTGCGCTATGTTGTGTAAAAGATCTCTCTGGAGGCAAGGGGATTCGAACCCCTGACCCTCGGCTTGCAAAGCCGATGCTCTAGCCAGCTGAGCTATGCCCCCGTCATATGGAAGACAAATCGCTTGGGGAAGGGAAAAAGAAAGAGAAGGTTGCACCCCACAGGAGGGCAATTGTTTGCAGGACTCTCACCTGCTGGTCGACGACCTTGGTTGTGGCCGCGGCTGTGAGGGCCGCAGCCTGCCTTTCTTACTAGAAAGGAGGTGATCCAGCCGCACCTTCCGGTACGGCTACCTTGTTACGACTTCACCCCCCTCGCCGGACGTACCTTCGGAACCGCCCCCCCTTGCGGGTTGGGCTGGCGACTTCGGGTACCCCCGACTCGGATGGTGTGACGGGCGGTGTGTACAAGGCCCGGGAACGTATTCACCGCGCCATGCTGATGCGCGATTACTAGCGATTCCAACTTCATGGAGTCGGGTTGCAGACTCCAATCCGTACTGGGACCGGCTTTAAGCGATTCGCTCCGCCTCGCGGCCTCGCTGCGCTCTGTACCGGCCATTGTAGCACGTGTGTAGCCCAGGACATAAGGGCCATGATGACTTGACGTCGTCCCCACCTTCCTCCGGTTTGTCACCGGCAGTTCCGCCTGAGTCCCCACCTTTCGTGGTGGCAACAGACAGCAGGGGTTGCGCTCGTTGCGGGACTTAACCCAACACTTCACAGCACGAGCTGACGACAGCCATGCAGCACCTGTACGCCGGCCGCAAGCGGCACACGCCTTTCGGCGCGCTTCCAACGTATGTCAAGCCCTGGTAAGGTTTCTCGCGTACCATCGAATTAAACCACATGCTCCACCGCTTGTGCGGGCCCCCGTCAATTCCTTTGAGTTTCACCCTTGCGAGCATACTCCCCAGGCGGTGCACTTAATGCGTTAGCTACGGTACCGAGGGTCGACCCCCCGCCACCTGGTGCACATCGTTTACTGTGCGGACTACCAGGGTATCTAAACCTGTTTGCTCCCCGCACCTTCGCGTCTCAGCGTCAGTACATGGCCAGATGCCTGCCTTCGCCATTGGTGTTCTTCCAGATATCTACAGATTTCACCCCTACACCTGGAATTCCGGCATCCCCTCCTGTACTCAAGCCCCGCAGTTTCCAGCGCGTCCCCCCGGTTGGGCCGGGGTCTTTCACGCCGGACTTGCAGGACCGCCTGCACGCCCTTTACGCCCAATGATTCCGAACAACGCTCGCCCCCTACGTGTTACCGCGGCTGCTGGCACGTAGTTAGCCGGGGCTTATTCCGGGATTCACGTCATCCCGCGGCCATTCCCTGCCACGGTTGTTCCCCCTCCCGAAAAGAACTTTACAACCTCACGGCCTTCTTCGTTCACGCGGCGTCGCTCCGTCAGGCTTTCGCCCATTGCGGAAGATTCTTAGCTGCTGCCTCCCGTAGGAGTCTGGACCGTGTCTCAGTTCCAATGTGGCCGTCCACCCTCTCAGGCCGGCTACCCATCGTCGCCACGGTGGGCCGTTACCCCGCCGTCTAGCTAATGGGACGCAGACTCATCCCCCGGCGGCGCCGTAGCGCCTTTCCCGGATCCCGCCATCGCGGGTCCCGTCTCATCCGGTATTAATCCAGGTTTCCCTGGGCTATCCCCGGCCGGGGGGCAGATTGTCCACGTGTTACTCACCCGTCCGCCGCTCTAGGGGCCCGAAGGCCCTTGCCGCTCGACTTGCATGCTTAAAACGCGCCGCCAGCGTTCGTTCTGAGCCAGGATCAAACTCTCCGTCATAGGAATCCCGCACCCGAGGGCGCGGGCTCTATTTACTTCAATAGTTCGCCCTGTCTTTCCTCGCAAACGAACGTAGCTTTTCAATTCTACTGTTCATCATTTCTAAGGTAATTGACTGGGAAGCCCCCTCGCGGGTTGCTTCCTTCTCTTTCTCTTTCCCTTCCCTGCGCTCGTTGTTTCATAAATCGTAAGGCAGCACGCTTCCGCCTGCTTCCTGCTCCCCCTCTCGGAGGCGCTCGGTCAACTTACCCGATTTCACCCAAGCTCGTCAAGGCCTTTTCCCAACCTTTTTCAAGCCCGGCAGTTCCACCGCCGCAAGCCGAACAAGATGGGACTATACCCGCTTGGCTCAAACCTGTCCAGTGGGTTTGAAGAAAAACCTTCATTTCTCCTTCATTGGGAAGTGATAATGTCCTGAAGTAACGGAAGGGACTTTGTCACATTAGTACAAGAAGGGGATTCCTTGCCTGCCTTTGTGGTATAGTCCATGCTTCAACAAAAAAAGAGGGATTGGCTCAAATGTTTTAGACGACTAGAGAACCAATCCCCACCCAATTACTGGTGGTTTCAGTTTGGCGTGCGATGCATGTGCAAGGCTAGTGGTTCAGGACGCGGCCATCAACCCAATCTCCACGAAGGAGCAAGAGGAGAAAAGCTTCAAGCCTGGCAACAAGGACAGAGAAGGGGAAGATTGGTGGAACAAACCATTGGATAATCCATTCCACCTTGTGATCAACAAGCCTTTCGGCTCCAATGGGTAGCCTGCTGTACACAGGGAATCTCACCAGGACGGACCAAATCGCCAAGAGCAGGGAGACCTGTTCCAGGCTGGGTCCGGAGGATCGGAAGAGAAGCGTATGGACTGGGTGGATGGGCAGAAGATTCCGCACTCCCCTGTACGCAATGAAGCGCAGGGCACACATGCGGCAAGGGAAAAAAGAAAGGTCCGGCGGCTACCTACTCTCCCACGGCTAACCGTAGTACCATCGGCGTGAGGGTGCTTAACTTCCGTGTTCGGGATGGGAACGGGTGTGTCCACCCTGCTGTGGCCACCGGACCAATTCCAACGCTTGGGTGCATGAAATTCATGCAACGAGCCTTGGCAGTCCAACATTGACTGGAAGAAGAAAAAAAGAGGCCCGGCGGCTACCTACTCTCCCACGGCTAACCGTAGTACCATCGGCGTGAGGGTGCTTAACTTCCGTGTTCGGGATGGGAACGGGTGTGTCCACCCTGCTGTGGCCACCGGGCCGGCCAACGCCTGGGAGCGCGAGAAGCCTCGCACGACCG includes:
- a CDS encoding NAD(+)/NADH kinase, with protein sequence MEQRSVQRVLIIANWRKEASHTLSQTIADYLLNKGIASTIFRTNAEDEVLQVEKGTDLVICLGGDGTVLYCARYLQDHGIPILAINLGTFGFITEISVDEWQEAIDFYLEGKNCISRRLMIRVSVIREGAKVFHAHALNEMVVSSSGISKVISMALRIGDTEAGYFRSDGIIVATPTGSTGYSLAAGGPILDVDLSTLIITPICPFTLSNRPLVVSGESNITITIPSGQRTGLSLSLDGQQNFTLMEEDVIVVEKSRSKALLVTSKRRNYIEVLRDKLNWSGGGFHA
- a CDS encoding GNAT family N-acetyltransferase produces the protein MSMEYYSQDQGFAYGEPNQMPLARITMRKLNEKTYAIDHTYVSPQLRGQGIAKVLVNMAAQKARKEGCTIAPLCSYARRAMEDDPSLKDLIEP
- a CDS encoding DegT/DnrJ/EryC1/StrS family aminotransferase, coding for MALIPFFKPTLRRKDMDAVLQTMVDERIGPGERKNEFLRQFCTLIGAKGGFALRSYVDALRLALQSCNLGPGAKVGVSALSPLLYQWVADQLGLVLVLGDTDSEHGCLSQQEALRLANEGCEALLVHEPMCQIPYGCDYRQFGIPVIEDCTQSLGSKYEETSSGSFGDLVVCAFEEDGVVSTAGGAALVYHDEKWDAVIDDKLGFAKAYTELPDMNAALGIIQLATLGDQLAKRREFYSLFSKALLKTPNKLYGIGNIDFLSNGFGFCTVLDSRAEDAIKFANKYQVSARKTFSGSLATEHSDRFDLFPNALPPFLRAISLPIYPFLKQSDVELLMKVISHLS
- the recN gene encoding DNA repair protein RecN — its product is MLERLEIHNYALIEDSVLELEKGFSVITGETGAGKSIILGALSLLLGEKTEVQSIRSGCDSATVSASFFVHSPVPPHLGSFLEREQLELEDDTLLVSRTIKSNGRSSITMCGRLCTRSDLALITSELLDISAQRDHQSLLSSAHQLAVLDSFGSVGEQKGSYRICYERVVELKTQYRQYLEKMEASKREEDYLRFAVDEIVKVGPKSGEDEDIQEQVRRIASFEQIYDALSLCMELLHGGGENTQGALSQLHQAKTQLEHAQKGDPSLSAYAQRLESASIELEDIYESLRDYLGGMSYSEAELDRLQGRLALLQRLKKKYGYSLDAVLAFLAESQQKLNLSEEGEILLSKLEKQISLANQELANAALVLRTKRREAAQRLQEDVEQRLKSLGMKEARFSILFQETEPGPSGSDDVSFAICANPGLPMRSIKDVASGGELSRIMLAVKTSLAESDSIPTLIFDEVDAGIGGSVALAVAQQLVHLGRTHQVIVITHLASIASKADTQFVVSKDIRNQMSYSTIRIVKGDARQKEIARMLSGDDNSPESLEHAKKLLQETP